Part of the Maridesulfovibrio sp. genome, TGTTGTCGATCGTAACGGGAAGGTGGTTTACGGGTGGACCAAGTCCGGACAGAGCCTCAAAGGTATGGATCTTAAAAACCGTCCTTATCTGCAGGAAATACTTGGCGGTAAGGAATATTCTGTTTCAGACCTGTTTAAATATGATGGGTTGAAAGGATATAATCTCGCATTTGCAGCACCCATCAAAGACATGACCGGACGGGCTTTCGGTGGTGTCTTCTTAGTATACAGTTGGGAAGAATATGTTGAGAAATTAATAGGTGATATCAGTATAGGAAAGCATGGATATGCTTTTATGCTGGATAATGAAGGCCATATCATCGCTCATAACGATACCAAACTTATTATGAAAGATGTTTCCTCCTACGACTTTGTGCGCAGGAGTTTGTCTGCGGATAACGGTTTTCTCTCTTATTCGTGGGAAGGGAAGCAAAAAGTAATTTCTTTTAAAAGAGTTCCTCTGGTTCATTGGGTTGTCTGCCTGTCGGCTTATGAATCGGACCTGACGGAGGCTGCAACACAGCAGCGCAATGTTCTCGGCGGATTGGGGATATTGTTGATCATTATTCTGGTGAGCATGATTGTATTTGTTATTCGCAGGCAGGTAACCAAGCCCATGGAGGTTATCAGGAATTATACCGGCGAGATCGCTGCCGGTAACCTGAAAGCAGAGTTGAACGGGAAGTTTGTCTGCGAGCTTAAAGATCTTGCTGCCAATGTTGAATATATGGTTGTGGAATTGAAGCATAAGCTTGGCTTTTCAGAAGGTGTTCTTAATGGGCTTGTTCTTCCATGTTGTATTGTCGGTCCTGACGGAAAAATTGCCTGGGTCAACTCACAGATTTGCGAACTGATCGAAAGCAGGGTCAGAGTTAAAGATGTCGTCGGCATGATTGCGGGCGAGTTCTTCTTTGGAGATAGAAACAGGAAAACTCTTTCACAGCAGGCAATAGCTAAAGAATGCCAGATTCAGCAGGAAACTGAATATACGACTTTTTCCGGTACGCATAAGAATATCATGGTCTCGACCACCCCGTTTTATGATATGGACGGGCAGATGCTGGGCTCCGTGGCTATTTGGTTTGATGTGACGGAAATTCGCACTCAACAACGGAAGATTGAAGAGCACAATATAATGATCTCTGAAGCTGCAGCCAGTGCCACGGAGGTTTCCAATCAGGTTTCCAGCTTTTCCGAAGCCCTTGCGGCGCAGGTGGAGCAGTCCAGCCGTGGTGCGGAAGAGCAGTCGGTAATGGCAAGTGAGGCTGCCACTGCCATGGATGAAATGAATTCCACTGTTCTGGAAGTCGCACGAAATGCCTCCTCTGCCGCAGACCTTGCCCTTGAGTCTCAGAAAAAAGCCGGTGAAGGTGAACGCATGGTTGCCAACGCGGTTTCGACTATCACCGAGGTGCGAGCCCAATCAGAACAGCTGCAGGAAGATATGGCCGACCTCGGTAAACAGGCCGAAGGCATCGGTAACATCATGGGGGTTATCAGCGATATTGCCGACCAGACAAACCTGCTGGCGCTTAATGCCGCCATTGAAGCTGCCCGCGCCGGTGATGCCGGGCGTGGTTTTGCCGTGGTTGCTGATGAAGTCCGTAAGCTGGCAGAGAAGACTATGACTGCCACCCATGAGGTTGGAGAATATATTTCCAGCATCCAAGCCAGTGCCCGCAAAAATATTGAAAATACGGAAAAATCTACTGAGGCCATCATGGAAGTTACCGACTTGATCAATCGGTCCGGTGAAGTCTTGAAGGATATAGTGGATAAGGTTTCCGAAACCAATGATCAGGTGCGTTCCATTGCAACTGCATCGGAAGAGCAGTCCGCAGCCAGCGAACAGATCAGCCGTTCTACCGGGCAGATTAATTCTATAGCCGGAGAAACAGCACAGGCTATGAATGAATCCGCAGAAGCGGTCAGTCGTATGTCCGGCTTGGCCAGAGAATTGGATGCGATCATCGGGCGTATGCAGAATTGATATTAGTAGTACTGTTGCTACTGTAACATGTTATAGTCCCCATGCTGTAAAATCAGTATGGGGACTTATTTTTGAGACAATGATCTTCTCCATGCCATCGTAAGAGCAATTATAAATTTATGTAACACAGATGAAAATAATATGATTTTAGTCTGGGAGTATTAATGGTTTTACCTAATGATTAATGGCGTGTGTTAATAGACAATCATAAGGGGTTCAATAATGAAATTTAAGAGTATCAATAGCGCTCTTGCAGTCTTGATTACTGTGATAGTTTCAGTTTCGGTTATATCTTTAGTGGTGGTAGTCAGCTCCATGACAAATTCAGCAGTTCTGAAAATTCAGGAACAGAACATGGAAGTGCTGAACAATAAAATAGTCAACGAAGTGGAGCAGTTCTTGGAACTTTCCAAAAGTGACCTTGCTGACTATGCCAGCAATGCAGAGCTGCAGGATGCATTTACAGATGAAAGTTACCGGGAAGGGATAATGACACATCTTCGTAAGAAGATGGGGAACAACAGCAAGCTTGCTTCACTCGGAGCTTTTGGCCTTGATGGAAAGATTCTTTTCGGGCTTAAGGAAAATGGCCAGTCCGCAGCAGGGGCAGATCTGAGCTCCCGCAAATATGTGCAGGAAGTATTGAGTGGCAAGAATTTTGCCATTTCCGAAATTTTAAAGTCCAAGCTTGATGGTCGTTACATTGTAGTCATGGCCGTCCCGGTCCGTAATGGACAGGGACAGCTTCTGGGTGGTTTCTTCTCTTCAGTGGACTGGCAGGAATATTCATTGGCCATGATCGGTGATATTTCCATTGGGGATGATGGTTATGCCTATATCCTGGATAAAAACGGGCGCATGATCGCGCACAAGGTTAATCAGGAAATTCTCCTTAAAGATTTTACCAGCCATCAGTTTGTAAAGGACAGCCTTGCCTCACAAAAGGGAAAGACCGCATATGAATGGGAAGGCCGGGCTAAGGTCCAGATGTTTCAGGTTGTGCCTTCCACTGGCTGGGTGGTCTGCATGTCCGCCTATGTTTCCGACTTGAGTCGGGCCGCAATTGAGGAACGTAACATTCTCATTGCGATGGGTTCTGTGATGGTCCTGCTTCTTGTCGGCGTTATTGTTTTTACTATTCGCAGGTTGGTTACCGGACCCATGGCTACTATCCGCGATTTCACCAGCGAAATTGCACATGGAAATTTCAAGGCTGAATTGACCGGTAAATATGTATGCGAACTTAAGGATCTTTCCGAGAATATTGACCACATGGTCGCGGAATTGAAAAACAAGCTCGGATTTTCCGAAGGTGTACTGAATGGTATTTCCATTCCATGTATTGTGGCTGATGCAGACGAAAAAGCTCTTTTTCTGAATCAGGATATGCTTGATCTGGTGGGCAAGCGCGGCAATCCTCAGGATTACTTAGGCCGTACTGTCGGGGATATTGTGTATAGTGAGTCCAGCAGGCCCACAACTGCCGGTAAGGTAATGGCTGAAAATGCTGCTCAGAGGAATATTGAAGCAGAACTCCCTGTAGAAGGTGGCGGAATCAGTAATGTGCTGGTGAATGCTTCACCTCTTTTTGATTTGGATGGGCAGATGCTTGGCGCCTTTATTATGATTACCGATATGACTGAGATTAAGCAGCAGCAGAGGCGTATCGAAGAAAACAACATTATGATTTCAGAGGCTGCGGCTAATGCGACTGAAGTCTCCAATCAGGTGTCCAGTTTTTCTGAAGCCCTTGCTGCACAGGTTGAGCAGTCGAGCCGCGGTGCAGAGGAACAGTCGGTTATGGCCAGCGAGGCCGCAACTGCTATGGATGAGATGAATTCCACTGTTTTTGAGGTTGCGCGTAACGCTTCTACTGCCGCCGAACTTGCAGATGAGTCTCAGAAGAAGGCTGGTGAAGGTGAGCAGAAAGTTGTACAGGCTGTTGAGACTATTGCACTGGTTCGTGTCCAGTCCGATCAGATGCAGAAGGATATGGCGGATCTTGGACAGCAGGCTGACGGTATCGGTAATATTATGGGTGTGATCAGTGATATTGCTGACCAGACCAACCTGCTGGCGCTCAATGCCGCTATTGAAGCTGCCCGCGCCGGGGATGCCGGACGCGGTTTTGCCGTTGTTGCCGATGAAGTTCGCAAGCTTGCAGAGAGCACTATGAATGCCACCAGTGAGGTAGGCGAATATATAGGCCGCATTCAGGAAAGTGCGAAAACAAATATTGCCAATACCGAGAAGTCAACCAAGGCTATCGGCGAAGTTACCGAATTGGTTAACCAGTCCGGTGATATCCTGAAGGAGATTGTTGAGAAAATTTCCGAGACCGCTGATCAGGTTCGTTCCATTGCAACTGCTTCGGAAGAGCAGTCTGCAGCGAGTGAGCAGATCAGCCGTTCTACCGGACAGATCAACACTATCGCCGGAGAAACTGCGCAGGCCATGAATGAGTCAGCGGAAGCTGTCAGTCGGATGTCTGAGCTGGCAAAAGAACTGGACGGAATCATCGCCCGCATGCAGCAGTAAGCAGTTTTCAGGATTTGAAACTAAAAAGGCCCCTGCCGGAGAACCGGAAGGGGCCTTAATTTTTCTGACTTGGCCAGTTTTTACAGGAAGTACCATACAGCGGCTAGGCCGGTGATAGACATGGTT contains:
- a CDS encoding methyl-accepting chemotaxis protein, with translation MIKLNNINSRIAVLIAIVVFIAIVSLVLVVNTMTRSAVYSIQKQNMEVLNNELGQQIETFASGAIVNLKTISKNKEYYRAFVDSYSLSSASKSLKEALDQHEGANAIGVVDRNGKVVYGWTKSGQSLKGMDLKNRPYLQEILGGKEYSVSDLFKYDGLKGYNLAFAAPIKDMTGRAFGGVFLVYSWEEYVEKLIGDISIGKHGYAFMLDNEGHIIAHNDTKLIMKDVSSYDFVRRSLSADNGFLSYSWEGKQKVISFKRVPLVHWVVCLSAYESDLTEAATQQRNVLGGLGILLIIILVSMIVFVIRRQVTKPMEVIRNYTGEIAAGNLKAELNGKFVCELKDLAANVEYMVVELKHKLGFSEGVLNGLVLPCCIVGPDGKIAWVNSQICELIESRVRVKDVVGMIAGEFFFGDRNRKTLSQQAIAKECQIQQETEYTTFSGTHKNIMVSTTPFYDMDGQMLGSVAIWFDVTEIRTQQRKIEEHNIMISEAAASATEVSNQVSSFSEALAAQVEQSSRGAEEQSVMASEAATAMDEMNSTVLEVARNASSAADLALESQKKAGEGERMVANAVSTITEVRAQSEQLQEDMADLGKQAEGIGNIMGVISDIADQTNLLALNAAIEAARAGDAGRGFAVVADEVRKLAEKTMTATHEVGEYISSIQASARKNIENTEKSTEAIMEVTDLINRSGEVLKDIVDKVSETNDQVRSIATASEEQSAASEQISRSTGQINSIAGETAQAMNESAEAVSRMSGLARELDAIIGRMQN
- a CDS encoding methyl-accepting chemotaxis protein; its protein translation is MKFKSINSALAVLITVIVSVSVISLVVVVSSMTNSAVLKIQEQNMEVLNNKIVNEVEQFLELSKSDLADYASNAELQDAFTDESYREGIMTHLRKKMGNNSKLASLGAFGLDGKILFGLKENGQSAAGADLSSRKYVQEVLSGKNFAISEILKSKLDGRYIVVMAVPVRNGQGQLLGGFFSSVDWQEYSLAMIGDISIGDDGYAYILDKNGRMIAHKVNQEILLKDFTSHQFVKDSLASQKGKTAYEWEGRAKVQMFQVVPSTGWVVCMSAYVSDLSRAAIEERNILIAMGSVMVLLLVGVIVFTIRRLVTGPMATIRDFTSEIAHGNFKAELTGKYVCELKDLSENIDHMVAELKNKLGFSEGVLNGISIPCIVADADEKALFLNQDMLDLVGKRGNPQDYLGRTVGDIVYSESSRPTTAGKVMAENAAQRNIEAELPVEGGGISNVLVNASPLFDLDGQMLGAFIMITDMTEIKQQQRRIEENNIMISEAAANATEVSNQVSSFSEALAAQVEQSSRGAEEQSVMASEAATAMDEMNSTVFEVARNASTAAELADESQKKAGEGEQKVVQAVETIALVRVQSDQMQKDMADLGQQADGIGNIMGVISDIADQTNLLALNAAIEAARAGDAGRGFAVVADEVRKLAESTMNATSEVGEYIGRIQESAKTNIANTEKSTKAIGEVTELVNQSGDILKEIVEKISETADQVRSIATASEEQSAASEQISRSTGQINTIAGETAQAMNESAEAVSRMSELAKELDGIIARMQQ